DNA sequence from the Deinococcus multiflagellatus genome:
TGCCCCAGTGTGAGGTTGCTGCCGCCCTGCGGTCAAGGGGAAAGGCAGGGGGTGGACTGCACAGGCCCTCAGGGTTTATCGGTCAGGTGTTCTTGACTCAAAAGTTGCACGGCTTCATCCCACCCGTACCGCCGAGCCAGATCCGCTGCACACTCGCCATTGTCATCTCGTAAGGTCGGATCTGCCCCCTGCTCCAACAAGAAGCGCAACAAATCGAGTGTGGCGGGTTCACCAGTCTGCCAGGCGCCGTCTGCCTCAACATCAACGGCATGGATTAAGGGCGTCCAGCCGCCGAATCTTCGCACGTTGACGTCTCCGCCATGTGCCAGTAACAGCTGGAGTCCAGGTTGCCAGGCTTGCTCAACGGCAGCACTAACGGGTGGAAACTCAGCGCCATCGAAGCTGCGATTCGGATTCGCTCCTGCCTCGAGAAGCAACTGGGTCATTTCAAGGTTCTGGAAGAATACCGCCTTCACCAGGGCGCCGGTCAGTTCTTCCGTTGAATGCCGTGTGAGGGCAAGGGCGTGTTTGACCTGATCCCACTGCTGATGCTCTGCAAGGTGGATGAGCCTGGTCGGCATGGCTTACGCTCCCTCGCTGCTCGGCCACAGTTCCGCCCACATGTTCTAGCCGCCCCTCCCGGCCAGCCCGGCCTTGGCGGCCACCGCGCCCCCGGTGGTCATGCCGGTCAGGCGCCCCACGAAGGCGGCCACCTGCGCACTCAGGCGACTGGGTGCGCGGCCCTCTTCGGCCTGGGCCACGGCGCGCTCCATGGCGGGCCCCGGTTCACGCACCACGGGGCCGTGCCCGGTGGCCAGAAAGTGGGCAGGCACGGCCAGCAGCGCGCGGGCGCTGGCGGTGGTCCCGGCCGGGTCGTGGGTGCCCAGGGTGGGCAGCGGAAACACGGCGCTCAGCACGCTGGCCGCATGCAGCCCTGGCACGTTCACGAAGGTGTCGCCGCCGTACAGCGTGCCGTCGCGCTCATCCAGGTAGGCCACATGGCCCGGCGAGTGGCCCGGGGTGTCCAGCACCACCAGGGAGCCCACGCGGTCCCCGGCGCGCAGCAGGCGGGTGGGGGCGGTCTGCACCCCCAGCGCCGCCAGCCCTGGGGCGTCGTGTTCGCCCAGCAGCACCTCCAGCCCCGGGTGCGCCGCCGCCAGGGCGTCCAGGCTGCCCGCATGGTCGGCATGCGCGTGGGTGATCGCCACCCGGCGCAGCGGCCGGCCCAGGCGGGCAATCAGCGGGGGCAGACGCCGTTCCAGGCCGGGCAGGCCCGCGTCAATCAGGGTCAGGCCATCGGCTTCGGGAACAAGGTAGGTGTTGACCAGCCCAAACTGGGCCAGCCGGATGGGCGGGTGGGCGCTGTGGCGTGCCGACATAGGAGACCTCCGGGTGGCCGGGCGGCCACCAAAGCGAACGGTGTTCGTCTTGTGTAATTACCGTACACCCGCGCCGGGGTGGCGTCAAGGCGTACACTGTTCGCCATGCCTTACCCCGCCAAACTCACGCCCGAGGCCATTCAGGCGGCGGCCTGGGCCCTGCTGGAACAGGGCGGGCC
Encoded proteins:
- a CDS encoding ankyrin repeat domain-containing protein — its product is MPTRLIHLAEHQQWDQVKHALALTRHSTEELTGALVKAVFFQNLEMTQLLLEAGANPNRSFDGAEFPPVSAAVEQAWQPGLQLLLAHGGDVNVRRFGGWTPLIHAVDVEADGAWQTGEPATLDLLRFLLEQGADPTLRDDNGECAADLARRYGWDEAVQLLSQEHLTDKP
- a CDS encoding MBL fold metallo-hydrolase, which produces MSARHSAHPPIRLAQFGLVNTYLVPEADGLTLIDAGLPGLERRLPPLIARLGRPLRRVAITHAHADHAGSLDALAAAHPGLEVLLGEHDAPGLAALGVQTAPTRLLRAGDRVGSLVVLDTPGHSPGHVAYLDERDGTLYGGDTFVNVPGLHAASVLSAVFPLPTLGTHDPAGTTASARALLAVPAHFLATGHGPVVREPGPAMERAVAQAEEGRAPSRLSAQVAAFVGRLTGMTTGGAVAAKAGLAGRGG